A genomic region of Ochotona princeps isolate mOchPri1 chromosome 17, mOchPri1.hap1, whole genome shotgun sequence contains the following coding sequences:
- the CANT1 gene encoding soluble calcium-activated nucleotidase 1, with the protein MPVQPAEPLQWNESMHPLRISVGGLPVLLSMTKAADPRFRPRWRVILPSVVGAAILWLLYSHRPGPGRPPTSNAHNWRLDQAPVSRYNDTYPLSAPQRTPDGTRYRIAVIADLDTESRAQEENTWFSYLRKGYLTLSDSGDKVAVEWDKEHRVLVSHLAERGRGMELSDLVVFNGKLYSVDDRTGVIYHIDGTKAVPWVILADGDGTVEKGFKAEWLAVKDEHLYVGGLGKEWTTTTGEVLNENPEWVKVVGPKGSVEHENWVASYSALRAAAGIRPPGYLLHESACWSDTLHRWLFLPRRASHERYSEKADELRGTNLLLSATSDFSDVAVSHVGDVVPTHGFSSFKFIPNTDDQIIVALKSEEDSGRVATYIMAFTLDGRLLLPETKIGSVKYEGIEFI; encoded by the exons ATGCCCGTCCAGCCCGCAGAGCCCCTGCAATGGAATGAGTCTATGCACCCCCTGCGGATCAGTGTGGGGGGCCTTCCTGTGCTGTTGTCCATGACCAAGGCTGCGGACCCCCGCTTCCGCCCACGCTGGAGGGTGATTCTGCCATCTGTCGTGGGCGCTGCCAtcctctggctgctctactcccaccggcctggcccaggcaggcCCCCCACCAGCAACGCACACAACTGGAGGCTCGACCAGGCCCCTGTATCCCGCTACAATGACACCTACCCCTTGTCGGCCCCGCAGAGGACGCCGGACGGGACTCGGTACCGCATTGCGGTCATTGCCGACCTGGACACAGAGTCAAGGGCCCAGGAGGAGAACACGTGGTTCAGTTACCTGAGGAAGGGGTACCTGACCTTGTCGGACAGCGGGGACAAGGTTGCCGTGGAGTGGGACAAAGAGCACAGGGTGCTGGTGTCTCACCTGGCAGAGAGGGGCCGGGGCATGGAGCTCTCGGACCTGGTTGTCTTCAATGGGAAGCTCTACTCCGTGGATGACCGTACAGGGGTCATCTACCACATTGACGGTACCAAGGCTGTGCCTTGGGTGATCCTGGCGGACGGCGATGGCACCGTGGAGAAAG GCTTCAAGGCTGAGTGGCTGGCTGTGAAGGACGAACATCTTTACGTGGGTGGGCTGGGCAAGGAGTGGACCACAACCACTGGGGAGGTGCTGAACGAGAACCccgagtgggtgaaggttgtggGCCCCAAGGGCAGTGTGGAGCACGAGAACTGGGTGGCCAGCTACAGCGCTCTCAGAGCTGCCGCCGGGATCCGACCGCCAG GCTACCTCCTTCACGAGTCGGCCTGCTGGAGCGACACGTTGCACCGCTGGCTCTTCCTGCCACGCCGGGCCAGCCACGAGCGCTACAGCGAGAAGGCCGACGAACTCAGGGGCACCAACCTCCTGCTCAGCGCCACCTCTGACTTCAGCGACGTGGCCGTTAGCCATGTGGGGGACGTGGTCCCCACGCACGGCTTCTCGTCCTTCAAGTTCATCCCGAACACCGACGACCAGATCATCGTGGCGCTCAAGTCCGAGGAGGACAGCGGCAGAGTGGCCACCTACATCATGGCCTTCACGCTGGACGGGCGCCTCTTGCTGCCCGAGACCAAGATCGGCAGCGTCAAGTACGAAGGCATAGAATTCATCTGA